The Aedes aegypti strain LVP_AGWG chromosome 3, AaegL5.0 Primary Assembly, whole genome shotgun sequence genome contains a region encoding:
- the LOC110678888 gene encoding uncharacterized protein LOC110678888: MIFVSYSLSTKGRQMILLTLLGLFILGNNVYGCNIPTRHYTTMKCVPMEINKSGCPSRFECPSLTNHDNSKCYFNGKTYVLNEQVPQELVSPYCSALCYCRSGSPFAQFRCTHIDCAEFFHRFDYENCIRTYKPNSCCSSGSVCGDDKKKLAECTTNDESYLAGQRMHPSSDKCLTCICHSGFNETNITNDPNCYESICGFELFYAKHVYNGGAPVYYGDRCCPWEWRMPKDSDRLANDKTNEKVKDSTLQCKYGKLTMSVGDSLVPEVTDQYTYKCSCQIPPLAQCTMTKNNKE, translated from the exons atgatatttgtaaGCTATTCGTTATCAACAAAAGGAAGGCAAATGATCCTTTTAACATTATTAGGATTGTTTATATTGG GGAACAATGTCTACGGATGTAATATACCCACCAGGCATTACACAACCATGAAATGTGTCCCCATGGAAATCAACAAGTCAGGTTGTCCATCTAG ATTCGAGTGCCCAAGTTTGACCAATCATGACAACTCCAAGTGTTATTTCAATGGTAAAACGTATGTTCTTAACGAACAGGTTCCACAGGAGTTAGTAAGCCCATATTGTTCGGCCCTGTGTTACTGCAGAAG TGGTTCCCCATTTGCTCAGTTTCGATGTACACATATAGATTGCGCCGAGTTCTTCCACCGTTTCGATTATGAGAACTGTATTCGCACATACAAGCCCAATAGCTGTTGCTCTTCGGGTTCAGTCTGTGGAGATGATAAGAAAAAACTGGCCGAATGCACCACCAATGATGAATCATACTTAGCAGGGCAACGAATGCATCCTTCTTCAGATAAATGCTTAACATGTATTTGCCACTCAGGTTTCAATGAAACAAACATTACGAACGATCCAAACTGCTACGAATCGATTTGCGGATTTGAGTTGTTCTATGCCAAGCATGTCTATAATGGTGGAGCTCCAGTATATTATGGAGATCGTTGCTGCCCGTGGGAGTGGAGGATGC CCAAGGACTCAGACCGGTTGGCGAATGACAAAACCAATGAGAAGGTTAAAGATTCCACTCTTCAATGCAAGTACGGCAAATTGACAATGAGCGTGGGTGATTCGTTAGTGCCAGAAGTAACGGATCAATACACATACAAATGCTCTTGTCAAATCCCACCTTTGGCGCAGTGCACAATGACGAAGAACAATAAAGAataa
- the LOC5570376 gene encoding formin-G, whose protein sequence is MNVFILFACLFCLFHGCVSLETNETQSEEVYLDILRVLSGNQRNTTCVNDLCNDSQQGESQRSLRQADRRRLPIKRRMPLKNRLCLCPPCPDCVMNTQTSVIEVTTTSEETSTIAPESTSTAEEATTELSREIVKQEIAQLRKEIQIRMKYLNSQLPKPPKDACLQNRIPPARDPGRIPPGRLPPPHVGRTPPPRMPPRPPPSRRPPPRRPPRPHSPFKPLGTLFDFVRRIKTVGKSVFLKIIDPLGLNPLISRDPQSRQSRLTRSSMEDETDWKDSSVSSLPSKYKQVRIDDDLSFSVLTD, encoded by the coding sequence AtgaatgtgtttattttatttgcGTGTTTATTCTGTTTATTTCATGGATGTGTCTCACTGGAAACAAACGAAACTCAATCAGAAGAGGTGTATTTGGATATATTACGCGTACTATCAGGAAATCAAAGAAACACCACATGTGTAAATGATCTGTGCAATGATAGTCAGCAAGGCGAAAGCCAGCGTTCGTTGCGGCAAGCTGATAGACGGCGCTTGCCAATCAAGCGACGAATGCCGTTAAAAAATAGATTATGCCTTTGTCCGCCATGCCCTGATTGTGTCATGAACACGCAAACTTCTGTAATAGAAGTTACAACAACATCTGAAGAAACAAGTACAATCGCACCAGAAAGCACTTCAACAGCCGAGGAAGCGACAACGGAATTGTCTAGGGAGATTGTGAAACAGGAAATTGCACAACTAAGAAAGGAAATTCAAATTAGGATGAAATACTTAAATAGTCAGCTACCAAAGCCTCCAAAAGATGCATGTCTTCAGAATCGAATACCACCAGCACGTGATCCAGGACGAATACCTCCAGGCAGACTGCCTCCTCCACACGTTGGTCGAACTCCTCCGCCACGAATGCCGCCAAGACCACCTCCTTCTCGAAGGCCACCTCCCCGTAGGCCACCACGACCACATTCTCCCTTCAAACCGTTGGGAACTCTTTTCGATTTTGTCCGTCGTATCAAAACGGTCGGCAAGAGCGTCTTCTTGAAGATCATAGATCCACTGGGACTAAATCCATTAATTTCTCGTGACCCTCAATCTCGACAGAGTAGACTTACTCGATCCAGTATGGAAGATGAGACCGATTGGAAGGATAGTAGTGTAAGTTCGTTACCATCAAAGTACAAGCAAGTGAGAATAGACGACGATCTCTCGTTTTCTGTTTTGACTGATTGA